The Flaviramulus sp. BrNp1-15 genome has a window encoding:
- the thrS gene encoding threonine--tRNA ligase, which produces MIHITLPDGSVKTFDEGVTPMDVAKSISEGFARNVISANFNGTTIETVTPLTTDGSLVLYTWRDDAGKTAFWHSSAHVLAQAIEELYPGAKLTIGPAIENGFYYDVDFGEHSVSEKDFKAIENKMLEIARGKHDFKMRSASKAEALELYKNNKFKTELIENLEDGTITFCDHSSFTDLCRGGHIPNTGIIKAVKVLSVAGAYWRGDENKPQLTRVYGISFPKQKELTEYLELLEEAKKRDHRKLGKELELFTFSQKVGQGLPLWLPKGAALRERLENFLKAAQKKAGYEMVVTPHIGQKELYVTSGHYAKYGEDSFQPIHTPKEDEEFLLKPMNCPHHCEIYKSSQWSYKDLPKRFAEFGTVYRYEQSGELHGLTRVRGFTQDDAHLFCTPDQLDKEFKDVIDLVLYVFGSLGFENFTAQVSVRDPENPDKYIGDVANWEKAEQAIINAANDKGLDYVIETGEAAFYGPKLDFMVKDALGRRWQLGTIQVDYNLPERFELTYKGSDNELHRPIMIHRAPFGSMERFVALLLEHTGGNFPLWLMPTQAIILSISEKYEKYSEKVLNLLENDEIRALVDHRNETIGKKIREAEMQKHPYMIIIGEQEEQEGKITVRQHGGADLGMISVEAFSEIIKEEIKKTLKSF; this is translated from the coding sequence ATGATACATATAACATTACCTGATGGCAGTGTGAAAACGTTTGATGAAGGCGTTACACCTATGGATGTTGCTAAGAGCATAAGTGAAGGATTTGCACGAAATGTAATTTCGGCAAATTTTAATGGTACAACTATTGAAACTGTTACTCCTTTAACCACAGATGGCTCGTTAGTTTTATATACATGGAGAGATGATGCTGGTAAAACTGCTTTTTGGCATAGTAGTGCTCACGTATTAGCTCAAGCTATTGAGGAGCTATATCCTGGTGCTAAACTTACTATTGGTCCGGCTATTGAAAACGGATTTTATTATGATGTAGATTTTGGTGAACATTCTGTATCTGAAAAAGATTTTAAAGCCATTGAAAACAAAATGCTTGAGATTGCTCGTGGAAAACATGATTTTAAAATGCGTTCTGCCAGTAAAGCTGAAGCTTTAGAATTATATAAAAATAACAAGTTTAAAACTGAGTTAATTGAAAACCTAGAAGATGGCACTATTACATTTTGTGACCATTCTTCTTTTACAGATTTATGTCGTGGCGGTCACATACCAAATACTGGAATAATTAAAGCTGTAAAAGTTTTAAGTGTTGCTGGTGCGTATTGGAGAGGTGATGAAAACAAACCACAGCTTACTCGTGTTTATGGAATATCGTTTCCTAAACAAAAAGAGTTGACTGAATATTTAGAATTACTTGAAGAGGCTAAAAAACGTGACCATAGAAAACTTGGTAAAGAACTAGAACTTTTTACTTTTTCTCAAAAAGTTGGTCAAGGTTTACCTTTATGGTTACCTAAAGGTGCTGCTTTAAGAGAGCGTTTAGAAAATTTCTTGAAAGCTGCACAAAAGAAAGCTGGCTACGAAATGGTTGTAACACCTCATATTGGACAAAAAGAATTGTACGTTACTTCTGGACACTATGCTAAATATGGTGAAGATAGTTTTCAACCTATTCACACTCCTAAGGAAGATGAGGAATTTTTATTAAAACCTATGAACTGTCCTCACCATTGTGAGATTTATAAAAGCAGTCAATGGAGTTATAAAGATTTACCTAAGCGTTTTGCTGAATTTGGTACTGTATATAGATATGAACAAAGTGGCGAACTTCATGGTTTAACTCGCGTTAGAGGTTTTACACAAGATGATGCGCATTTATTTTGTACTCCAGATCAGCTTGATAAAGAGTTTAAAGATGTTATTGATTTAGTTCTTTATGTATTTGGTTCTTTAGGTTTTGAAAACTTTACTGCACAGGTTTCTGTAAGGGATCCTGAAAATCCCGACAAGTATATTGGAGATGTTGCAAATTGGGAAAAAGCAGAACAAGCTATTATTAATGCAGCAAATGATAAAGGTTTAGATTATGTAATTGAAACCGGAGAAGCTGCTTTTTACGGTCCTAAGCTAGACTTTATGGTTAAAGACGCATTAGGTAGACGTTGGCAGCTTGGAACAATACAAGTTGATTACAATTTACCTGAACGTTTTGAATTAACTTATAAAGGTAGTGATAATGAATTGCACAGACCTATTATGATACACCGTGCTCCTTTTGGAAGTATGGAACGTTTTGTAGCATTATTATTAGAACACACAGGAGGTAATTTTCCGTTATGGCTTATGCCAACACAAGCTATTATTTTGTCAATTAGTGAGAAATATGAAAAATACTCTGAAAAAGTTTTAAATTTGCTAGAAAATGACGAAATTCGCGCCCTCGTAGACCATAGAAATGAGACTATAGGGAAGAAAATTAGAGAAGCCGAAATGCAGAAACACCCCTATATGATTATCATTGGGGAGCAAGAAGAACAAGAAGGTAAAATTACTGTGCGTCAACACGGTGGAGCAGATTTAGGCATGATTTCTGTAGAAGCTTTCTCTGAAATAATAAAAGAAGAAATTAAAAAAACGTTAAAATCGTTTTAA
- the infC gene encoding translation initiation factor IF-3, translating to MNSKITAQKLRLVGDNVEIGIYTKGDALRIADEQGLDLVEISPNADPPVCKVMDYKKFLYEQKKRDKALKAKATKVTIKEIRFGPQTDDHDYEFKKKHAVKFLKEGAKLKAFVFFKGRSIIFKEQGQILLLRLAQDLEEYGKVEQMPRLEGKRMTMFIAPKK from the coding sequence ATAAACTCTAAAATTACTGCACAAAAACTGCGTCTTGTTGGAGACAACGTAGAAATTGGTATTTATACCAAAGGAGATGCTTTAAGAATAGCAGATGAACAAGGTTTAGATCTTGTAGAGATTTCACCAAATGCAGATCCTCCTGTTTGCAAGGTTATGGACTATAAAAAGTTTCTTTATGAGCAAAAGAAACGTGATAAAGCTTTAAAAGCGAAAGCAACTAAAGTAACAATCAAAGAAATTCGTTTTGGTCCTCAAACAGATGATCATGATTATGAATTTAAAAAGAAACATGCTGTAAAGTTTTTAAAAGAAGGCGCAAAGCTTAAGGCTTTTGTTTTCTTTAAAGGACGATCAATTATATTCAAAGAGCAAGGTCAAATCTTATTATTAAGATTAGCACAAGATCTTGAAGAATATGGAAAAGTAGAGCAAATGCCTCGATTAGAGGGAAAACGTATGACTATGTTTATTGCTCCCAAAAAATAA
- the rpmI gene encoding 50S ribosomal protein L35 yields MPKMKTKSSAKKRFKLTGTGKIKRKHAFKSHILTKKSKKRKLALTHDTLVHKADEDNIKTMLRLK; encoded by the coding sequence ATGCCTAAAATGAAAACAAAATCTAGTGCCAAAAAACGTTTTAAGTTAACAGGTACTGGTAAAATTAAAAGAAAGCACGCTTTTAAAAGTCACATCTTAACAAAGAAGTCTAAAAAGCGTAAGCTAGCGTTAACTCATGATACATTAGTACATAAGGCTGACGAAGATAATATTAAAACAATGTTACGTTTAAAGTAA
- the rplT gene encoding 50S ribosomal protein L20, with the protein MPRSVNSVAKRARRKKVLKQAKGYFGRRKNVWTVAKNAVDKAMQYSYRDRRNKKRTFRALWITRINAGAREHGLSYSQFMGKLKANDIELNRKVLADLAMNNPEAFKAVIDKVK; encoded by the coding sequence ATGCCAAGATCAGTAAATTCTGTAGCAAAAAGAGCCAGAAGAAAAAAGGTTCTAAAACAAGCAAAAGGTTACTTTGGACGTCGTAAAAACGTTTGGACAGTAGCAAAAAATGCGGTTGACAAAGCGATGCAATATTCGTACAGAGACCGTAGAAACAAAAAAAGAACATTCCGTGCTTTATGGATTACGCGTATTAACGCTGGAGCCAGAGAACATGGTTTATCTTATTCTCAATTTATGGGGAAATTAAAAGCTAATGATATTGAATTAAACCGTAAGGTTTTAGCAGATTTAGCTATGAATAACCCTGAGGCTTTTAAAGCTGTTATTGATAAAGTAAAATAA
- a CDS encoding HAD family hydrolase: MDLSQIKLVVTDMDGTLLNSNHEVSTLFFDLFKELKKHNIKFVAASGRPYYSIIDKLNSIKDDIIVVAENGGIVMKQNELLLSTPIRKDGLFEVESLIDTNNDIHPIFCTKSKAYFNHSSSVNGYIKSLTEYYPNYSIIKSIKEINEDILKIALYHSVDSEKYIYPHFKHLEPNYKVKISGKHWVDLSDDLANKGHALSLLQKTLNISHDETLVFGDYNNDIEMLKLATHSYAMENAHNNVKEVANYTTKSNDNFGVEIILEKLLKAKN; the protein is encoded by the coding sequence ATGGATTTATCCCAAATCAAATTAGTGGTCACAGATATGGATGGCACATTACTTAACTCTAACCATGAAGTTAGCACTTTATTTTTTGATTTATTTAAAGAATTAAAAAAGCACAACATTAAATTTGTTGCAGCAAGTGGAAGACCATACTACAGCATTATAGACAAATTAAATTCTATAAAAGATGATATTATTGTTGTTGCTGAAAACGGAGGCATAGTAATGAAACAAAATGAACTTCTATTATCAACACCTATAAGAAAAGATGGTTTATTTGAAGTCGAATCTTTAATTGATACTAATAACGATATTCATCCTATTTTTTGCACAAAATCTAAAGCTTATTTTAATCATAGTTCTAGTGTTAATGGCTATATAAAATCATTAACAGAATATTACCCAAACTATTCTATTATTAAAAGCATAAAAGAAATTAACGAAGACATTTTAAAAATTGCATTATACCATTCTGTAGATTCTGAAAAATATATCTATCCTCATTTTAAACATTTAGAACCCAATTATAAAGTTAAAATATCTGGTAAACATTGGGTAGACCTATCTGATGATTTAGCAAATAAAGGTCATGCTTTAAGTTTGCTACAAAAAACTTTAAATATATCTCATGATGAAACTCTGGTTTTTGGAGATTATAATAATGATATTGAAATGTTAAAACTCGCAACTCATAGTTATGCCATGGAAAACGCACATAACAATGTTAAAGAAGTTGCCAACTACACAACCAAAAGTAATGATAACTTTGGAGTTGAAATTATATTAGAAAAACTTTTAAAAGCCAAAAATTAA
- a CDS encoding secondary thiamine-phosphate synthase enzyme YjbQ, with amino-acid sequence MNFFQKEIKLKPYKRGFHLITESILEAIPEIKQINIGQLQVFIKHTSASLTINENADYTIRTDFESHFDKMVPENAPYYQHTYEGSDDMPAHIKASLLGASVQMPITNGNPNLGIWQGVYLCEHRDYGGSRSIVITAFGN; translated from the coding sequence ATGAATTTTTTTCAAAAAGAAATAAAATTGAAACCCTACAAAAGAGGCTTTCATTTAATTACAGAGTCTATTTTAGAGGCTATTCCAGAAATTAAACAAATTAATATTGGTCAGTTACAAGTATTTATCAAGCATACTTCGGCTAGTTTAACTATTAATGAAAATGCCGATTATACTATAAGAACAGATTTTGAAAGTCATTTTGATAAAATGGTGCCAGAAAATGCGCCGTATTACCAACATACCTATGAAGGTTCTGATGATATGCCAGCGCATATTAAAGCATCTTTACTTGGGGCTTCTGTACAAATGCCAATTACCAATGGAAACCCAAACTTAGGTATTTGGCAAGGTGTTTATTTATGTGAACACAGAGATTATGGTGGTTCAAGAAGTATAGTTATTACTGCTTTTGGTAATTAA